From the Quercus lobata isolate SW786 chromosome 6, ValleyOak3.0 Primary Assembly, whole genome shotgun sequence genome, one window contains:
- the LOC115993639 gene encoding cytochrome P450 78A7-like — protein MELGLVTKDTTWWVFTLPAFLGSKTLLDGYVLVATLMAFVSLSLLTWAFASGGIAWKNGRNQKGPVPISGPRGLPLFGSLFTLSRGLAHRSLAAMAWSRATTTQLMAFSLGSTPVVVASDPFTAKEILTSPNFADRPIKQSAKSLMFSRAIGFAPNGTYWRLLRKIASSHLFAPRRILAHEPKRQLECAAMLSNIGTEQKLSGTVLLRKHLQAASLNNIMGSVFGKRYDTETAQDSKELDELKDMVQEGFELLGAFNWSDYLPWLSYFYDPFRIKERCSKLVPRVRKLVRDIIKEHRAAGPRSLSDNADFVDVLLSLDGEEKLQEDDMVAVLWEMIFRGTDTTALLTEWVMAELILHPEVQEKLYKEIDNAVGNKAVTDADVAGLPYLQSVVKETLRVHPPGPLLSWARLSTSDVQLSNGMLIPAKTTAMVNMWAITHDPKVWEDPLEFKPERFMEADVDVRGCDLRLAPFGAGRRVCPGKNLGLVTVNLWVAKLVQGFTWVQDGSNPVDLSEVLKLSCEMKYPLHAIAVPRTSSNISI, from the exons atgGAGTTGGGTTTAGTCACAAAAGACACAACCTGGTGGGTTTTCACACTACCAGCTTTCCTTGGCTCCAAAACCCTTCTTGATGGGTATGTTTTGGTTGCGACCCTTATGGCCtttgtgtctctctctcttctcacttGGGCTTTTGCCAGTGGTGGAATTGCATGGAAAAATGGTAGGAACCAAAAAGGTCCAGTTCCAATCTCTGGGCCTAGAGGCTTACCTTTATTCGGTAGCCTATTCACTCTAAGCCGTGGCTTAGCTCACCGTTCCTTGGCCGCCATGGCTTGGAGCAGAGCCACTACCACTCAGCTCATGGCTTTTAGCCTCGGCTCCACTCCAGTTGTTGTGGCTTCAGACCCTTTCACTGCCAAAGAAATCTTAACCTCTCCCAACTTCGCTGACAGACCCATCAAACAGTCGGCTAAGAGCCTCATGTTTAGCCGAGCCATCGGCTTCGCTCCAAACGGCACTTACTGGCGCCTCTTGAGAAAAATCGCTTCCTCACACCTCTTCGCACCCCGGCGAATCTTAGCCCACGAACCTAAACGCCAGCTAGAGTGCGCCGCCATGTTGAGCAACATAGGAACCGAGCAGAAACTCAGCGGCACCGTTTTGCTGCGTAAGCACCTCCAAGCCGCCTCGTTGAACAACATCATGGGAAGCGTGTTCGGCAAGAGATACGACACGGAAACGGCGCAAGATAGCAAAGAACTGGACGAGCTCAAAGACATGGTTCAGGAAGGGTTTGAGCTTTTGGGTGCTTTCAACTGGTCTGATTACCTTCCATGGCTGAGTTATTTCTATGACCCATTTCGTATAAAGGAACGCTGTTCTAAACTCGTTCCCCGAGTCAGGAAACTCGTCCGAGACATCATTAAGGAACACCGCGCCGCTGGGCCTAGAAGTCTCTCCGATAACGCTGATTTCGTTGATGTTTTGCTCTCTTTGGATGGTGAAGAGAAGCTTCAAGAGGATGACATGGTTGCTGTATTATGg GAAATGATATTTAGAGGGACTGACACAACGGCGTTGTTAACTGAGTGGGTAATGGCCGAGTTGATATTACACCCAGAAGTGCAAGAAAAGCTTTATAAGGAGATTGACAACGCGGTGGGGAATAAAGCGGTGACAGATGCTGACGTGGCGGGACTACCATATTTACAATCCGTGGTGAAAGAGACTCTCCGGGTTCACCCACCCGGCCCATTGCTCTCATGGGCCCGATTGTCCACGTCGGATGTCCAGCTCAGCAACGGGATGCTGATTCCCGCCAAAACAACGGCGATGGTGAACATGTGGGCCATCACGCATGACCCGAAAGTGTGGGAGGACCCACTTGAGTTCAAGCCCGAGAGGTTTATGGAGGCTGACGTGGACGTGAGGGGCTGTGATCTGAGGCTTGCACCCTTTGGAGCTGGCCGTAGGGTTTGCCCAGGCAAGAACCTTGGGTTAGTCACTGTGAACCTTTGGGTGGCTAAGCTGGTCCAAGGTTTCACTTGGGTTCAAGATGGGTCCAACCCAGTTGATCTCAGTGAGGTTCTGAAACTGTCTTGTGAGATGAAGTACCCTCTACATGCTATTGCTGTGCCAAGGACTAGTAGTAATATTTCTAtctag